Below is a genomic region from Fusarium oxysporum f. sp. lycopersici 4287 chromosome 12, whole genome shotgun sequence.
GAACAAACGCAATTGTACTGGTGAGACATGTAATTGAAAGGCTATGAAATGAGAGGACTATTTTAAACAGGGTATACACAAGCTCTAAGTCACCCCTACGAAGAGACTTCCGCATCATTGACCAGCCCGGCGATATGAGCATGCATATCATAAGCACAAACCTCATCAATCGTCAACATACCCGGCTTCGTATTCTTGCTCGACCAACCAATCCTTTCATTCAGATTCTCTCTCGCACGCTTGCTCGCTTCTTGCAATCTTGTAGCACGTGGCTTTCGCTCCGCCTCATACAACTTGAGACGCTGCTCAACGGTCAGGTCTGAATACTTCTCTGAGAACAGAATACCCAAAGCACCTGCATCTTCGATTGCCATGCATGCGCCCTGACTTTGGTCAGGCATCATGGGATGCGCAGCATCACCGAGCAGTGTGCAGCGGCCTTTTGTCCAGTAGGGATAAGGATCGTGGTTGTATAGACGCCACATCTTGATGTCTTCTgcgttgaggaagagcttgatgagcttggggtCCAGCCCAGGGAATGTAGAAGCAAGGACGTCGCCGGTAGTGGAGATGTTCCATCCATCTTCCTTGGTGtcattcttctcagctgGGTAGAAGCAGTAGCATGAAACAACGTTGTTATCGCTGCATGCTGACAGAacgatcttggtcttggtgtcaCCTCCCCAGAACTCAATTGCCTCGTTGTTTATGTACTCCTCCAGACCGAGATCGCGAAGCTTGTCGGCGTAGATGATGCAGCGATAACAGCAAGATGTGCTGGGCACGAAGTTTGGAATGACGCCGAGCTGCTCACGCATCACACTTCGAATACCGTCGGCACAGATGATAGCATCATGTGTAGCCTCATTACCATTCTCAAAAGTGATATGACCAGTTTCAGTGTCAAGCTTGGATGCCTTGTGCCATGTCTTTAGCTCAGCAGGTCGACCTTTGCCACTTTGCGACAAAGCAGTGTCCT
It encodes:
- a CDS encoding salicylate hydroxylase, with amino-acid sequence MPGRTGTSLSIGIIGSGLGGLSAAIALRRAGHQVTLYERYDFGGEVGASLSVASNGSRFLEEWDVDIPAAKPVILRNLIRHDYSTGEVEGTYPLGDYRERFGTDYNNFHRIDLHNHLKDTALSQSGKGRPAELKTWHKASKLDTETGHITFENGNEATHDAIICADGIRSVMREQLGVIPNFVPSTSCCYRCIIYADKLRDLGLEEYINNEAIEFWGGDTKTKIVLSACSDNNVVSCYCFYPAEKNDTKEDGWNISTTGDVLASTFPGLDPKLIKLFLNAEDIKMWRLYNHDPYPYWTKGRCTLLGDAAHPMMPDQSQGACMAIEDAGALGILFSEKYSDLTVEQRLKLYEAERKPRATRLQEASKRARENLNERIGWSSKNTKPGMLTIDEVCAYDMHAHIAGLVNDAEVSS